From Macaca mulatta isolate MMU2019108-1 chromosome 1, T2T-MMU8v2.0, whole genome shotgun sequence, the proteins below share one genomic window:
- the ECM1 gene encoding extracellular matrix protein 1 isoform X3 — translation MALPLRDRVKEATPIQQEELLPAQLPAEKEVGPPLSQEAVPLQKELPSLQQPSEQKEGTPAPFGDQSHSEPESWNAAQHCQQGRSQGGWGHRLDGFPPGRPSPENLNQICLPDRQHVVYGPWNLPQSGYSHLTRQGETLNFLEIGYSRCCHCRSHTNRLECAKLVWEEAMSRFCEAEFSVKTRPHWCCTQQGEARFSCFQEEAPQPHYQLRACPSHQPDISSGLELPFPPGAPTLDNIKNICHLRRFRSVPRNLPATDPLQRELLALIRLEREFQRCCRQGNNHTCTWKAWEDTLDKYCDREYAVKTHHHSCCRHPPSPIRDECFARRAPYPNYDRDILAIDISRVTPNLMGHLCGNQRVLTKHKHIPGLIHNMTARCCDLPFPEQACCAEEEKLTFINDLCGPRRKFWQDPALCCYLSPGDEQVNCFNINYLRNVALVAGDTENTKGQGEQGSIGGTNISSTSEPKEE, via the exons ATGGCCCTCCCTTTGAGGGACAGAGTCAAG GAGGCCACCCCTATCCAACAGGAAGAGCTGCTGCCTGCCCAACTGCCTGCTGAAAAGGAAG TGGGTCCCCCTCTATCTCAGGAAGCTGTCCCCCTCCAAAAAGAGCTGCCCTCTCTCCAGCAGCCCAGTGAACAGAAAGAAG GAACGCCAGCTCCGTTTGGGGACCAGAGCCATTCAGAACCTGAGTCCTGGAATGCAGCCCAGCACTGCCAACAGGGCCGGTCCCAAGGGGGCTGGGGCCACCGGCTGGATGGCTTCCCACCTGGGCGGCCTTCTCCAGAAAATCTGAACCAAATCTGCCTTCCTGACCGTCAGCATGTGGTATATGGTCCCTGGAACCTACCACAGTCCGGCTACTCCCACCTCACTCGCCAGGGTGAGACCCTCAATTTCCTGGAGATTGGATATTCCCGCTGCTGCCACTGCCGCAGCCACACAAACCGCCTAGAGTGTGCCAAACTTGTG TGGGAGGAAGCAATGAGCCGATTCTGTGAGGCCGAGTTCTCGGTCAAGACCCGACCCCACTGGTGCTGCACGCAGCAGGGGGAGGCTCGGTTCTCCTGCTTCCAGGAGGAAGCTCCCCAGCCACACTACCAGCTCCGGGCCTGCCCCAGCCATCAGCCTGATATTTCCTCGGGTCTTGAGCTGCCTTTCCCCCCTGGGGCGCCCACATTGGACAATATCAAGAACATCTGCCACCTGAGGCGCTTCCGCTCTGTGCCACGCAACCTGCCAGCTACTGACCCCCTCCAAAGGGAGCTGCTGGCACTGATCCGGCTGGAGAGGGAGTTCCAGCGCTGCTGCCGCCAGGGGAACAATCACACCTGTACATGGAAAGCC TGGGAGGATACCCTTGACAAATACTGTGACCGGGAGTATGCCGTGAAGACCCACCACCACTCATGTTGCCGCCACCCTCCCAGCCCTATTCGGGATGAGTGCTTTGCCCGTCGGGCTCCGTACCCCAACTATGACCGGGACATCTTGGCCATCGACATCAGCCGAGTCACCCCCAACCTCATGGGCCACCTCTGTGGAAACCAAAGAGTTCTCACCAAGCA TAAACATATTCCTGGGCTGATTCACAACATGACCGCCCGCTGCTGTGACCTGCCATTTCCAGAACAGGCCTGCTGTGCAGAGGAGGAG AAATtaaccttcatcaatgatctgtGTGGTCCCCGACGTAAATTCTGGCAAGACCCTGCCCTCTGCTGTTACCTGAGTCCTGGGGATGAACAGGTCAACTGCTTCAACATCAATTATCTGAGGAATGTGGCTCTAGTGGCTGGAGACACTGAGAACACCAAGGGCCAGGGGGAGCAGGGCTCAATTGGAGGAACAAATATCAGCTCCACCTCTGAGCCCAAGGAAGAATGA
- the ECM1 gene encoding extracellular matrix protein 1 isoform X1: MGTTVRAALVLAYLAIASAASEGGFKATGQRQLRPEHFQEVGYAAPPSPPLSRSLLMDHPDSSQHGPPFEGQNGKEGRGPRPLSQPWLGERMGCSHIPPSIVQPPPSQEATPIQQEELLPAQLPAEKEVGPPLSQEAVPLQKELPSLQQPSEQKEGTPAPFGDQSHSEPESWNAAQHCQQGRSQGGWGHRLDGFPPGRPSPENLNQICLPDRQHVVYGPWNLPQSGYSHLTRQGETLNFLEIGYSRCCHCRSHTNRLECAKLVWEEAMSRFCEAEFSVKTRPHWCCTQQGEARFSCFQEEAPQPHYQLRACPSHQPDISSGLELPFPPGAPTLDNIKNICHLRRFRSVPRNLPATDPLQRELLALIRLEREFQRCCRQGNNHTCTWKAWEDTLDKYCDREYAVKTHHHSCCRHPPSPIRDECFARRAPYPNYDRDILAIDISRVTPNLMGHLCGNQRVLTKHKHIPGLIHNMTARCCDLPFPEQACCAEEEKLTFINDLCGPRRKFWQDPALCCYLSPGDEQVNCFNINYLRNVALVAGDTENTKGQGEQGSIGGTNISSTSEPKEE; encoded by the exons ATGGGGACTACAGTCAGAGCAGCCTTGGTCTTGGCCTATTTGGCCATTGCTTCTGCTGCCTCTGAGGGAG GCTTCAAGGCTACAGGGCAGAGGCAGCTGAGGCCAGAGCACTTTCAAGAAG TTGGCTACGcagctcccccctccccacccctatCCCGAAGCCTCCTCATGGATCACCCTGACAGCTCTCAGCATGGCCCTCCCTTTGAGGGACAGA atggaaaggagggaagaggcCCTCGccccctctcccagccctggCTAGGAGAAAGGATGGGCTGCTCACACATTCCCCCTTCTATAGTGCAGCCTCCTCCCTCTCAGGAGGCCACCCCTATCCAACAGGAAGAGCTGCTGCCTGCCCAACTGCCTGCTGAAAAGGAAG TGGGTCCCCCTCTATCTCAGGAAGCTGTCCCCCTCCAAAAAGAGCTGCCCTCTCTCCAGCAGCCCAGTGAACAGAAAGAAG GAACGCCAGCTCCGTTTGGGGACCAGAGCCATTCAGAACCTGAGTCCTGGAATGCAGCCCAGCACTGCCAACAGGGCCGGTCCCAAGGGGGCTGGGGCCACCGGCTGGATGGCTTCCCACCTGGGCGGCCTTCTCCAGAAAATCTGAACCAAATCTGCCTTCCTGACCGTCAGCATGTGGTATATGGTCCCTGGAACCTACCACAGTCCGGCTACTCCCACCTCACTCGCCAGGGTGAGACCCTCAATTTCCTGGAGATTGGATATTCCCGCTGCTGCCACTGCCGCAGCCACACAAACCGCCTAGAGTGTGCCAAACTTGTG TGGGAGGAAGCAATGAGCCGATTCTGTGAGGCCGAGTTCTCGGTCAAGACCCGACCCCACTGGTGCTGCACGCAGCAGGGGGAGGCTCGGTTCTCCTGCTTCCAGGAGGAAGCTCCCCAGCCACACTACCAGCTCCGGGCCTGCCCCAGCCATCAGCCTGATATTTCCTCGGGTCTTGAGCTGCCTTTCCCCCCTGGGGCGCCCACATTGGACAATATCAAGAACATCTGCCACCTGAGGCGCTTCCGCTCTGTGCCACGCAACCTGCCAGCTACTGACCCCCTCCAAAGGGAGCTGCTGGCACTGATCCGGCTGGAGAGGGAGTTCCAGCGCTGCTGCCGCCAGGGGAACAATCACACCTGTACATGGAAAGCC TGGGAGGATACCCTTGACAAATACTGTGACCGGGAGTATGCCGTGAAGACCCACCACCACTCATGTTGCCGCCACCCTCCCAGCCCTATTCGGGATGAGTGCTTTGCCCGTCGGGCTCCGTACCCCAACTATGACCGGGACATCTTGGCCATCGACATCAGCCGAGTCACCCCCAACCTCATGGGCCACCTCTGTGGAAACCAAAGAGTTCTCACCAAGCA TAAACATATTCCTGGGCTGATTCACAACATGACCGCCCGCTGCTGTGACCTGCCATTTCCAGAACAGGCCTGCTGTGCAGAGGAGGAG AAATtaaccttcatcaatgatctgtGTGGTCCCCGACGTAAATTCTGGCAAGACCCTGCCCTCTGCTGTTACCTGAGTCCTGGGGATGAACAGGTCAACTGCTTCAACATCAATTATCTGAGGAATGTGGCTCTAGTGGCTGGAGACACTGAGAACACCAAGGGCCAGGGGGAGCAGGGCTCAATTGGAGGAACAAATATCAGCTCCACCTCTGAGCCCAAGGAAGAATGA
- the ECM1 gene encoding extracellular matrix protein 1 isoform X4, whose translation MGTTVRAALVLAYLAIASAASEGGFKATGQRQLRPEHFQEVGYAAPPSPPLSRSLLMDHPDSSQHGPPFEGQSQVQPPPSQEATPIQQEELLPAQLPAEKEVGPPLSQEAVPLQKELPSLQQPSEQKEGTPAPFGDQSHSEPESWNAAQHCQQGRSQGGWGHRLDGFPPGRPSPENLNQICLPDRQHVVYGPWNLPQSGYSHLTRQGETLNFLEIGYSRCCHCRSHTNRLECAKLVWEDTLDKYCDREYAVKTHHHSCCRHPPSPIRDECFARRAPYPNYDRDILAIDISRVTPNLMGHLCGNQRVLTKHKHIPGLIHNMTARCCDLPFPEQACCAEEEKLTFINDLCGPRRKFWQDPALCCYLSPGDEQVNCFNINYLRNVALVAGDTENTKGQGEQGSIGGTNISSTSEPKEE comes from the exons ATGGGGACTACAGTCAGAGCAGCCTTGGTCTTGGCCTATTTGGCCATTGCTTCTGCTGCCTCTGAGGGAG GCTTCAAGGCTACAGGGCAGAGGCAGCTGAGGCCAGAGCACTTTCAAGAAG TTGGCTACGcagctcccccctccccacccctatCCCGAAGCCTCCTCATGGATCACCCTGACAGCTCTCAGCATGGCCCTCCCTTTGAGGGACAGAGTCAAG TGCAGCCTCCTCCCTCTCAGGAGGCCACCCCTATCCAACAGGAAGAGCTGCTGCCTGCCCAACTGCCTGCTGAAAAGGAAG TGGGTCCCCCTCTATCTCAGGAAGCTGTCCCCCTCCAAAAAGAGCTGCCCTCTCTCCAGCAGCCCAGTGAACAGAAAGAAG GAACGCCAGCTCCGTTTGGGGACCAGAGCCATTCAGAACCTGAGTCCTGGAATGCAGCCCAGCACTGCCAACAGGGCCGGTCCCAAGGGGGCTGGGGCCACCGGCTGGATGGCTTCCCACCTGGGCGGCCTTCTCCAGAAAATCTGAACCAAATCTGCCTTCCTGACCGTCAGCATGTGGTATATGGTCCCTGGAACCTACCACAGTCCGGCTACTCCCACCTCACTCGCCAGGGTGAGACCCTCAATTTCCTGGAGATTGGATATTCCCGCTGCTGCCACTGCCGCAGCCACACAAACCGCCTAGAGTGTGCCAAACTTGTG TGGGAGGATACCCTTGACAAATACTGTGACCGGGAGTATGCCGTGAAGACCCACCACCACTCATGTTGCCGCCACCCTCCCAGCCCTATTCGGGATGAGTGCTTTGCCCGTCGGGCTCCGTACCCCAACTATGACCGGGACATCTTGGCCATCGACATCAGCCGAGTCACCCCCAACCTCATGGGCCACCTCTGTGGAAACCAAAGAGTTCTCACCAAGCA TAAACATATTCCTGGGCTGATTCACAACATGACCGCCCGCTGCTGTGACCTGCCATTTCCAGAACAGGCCTGCTGTGCAGAGGAGGAG AAATtaaccttcatcaatgatctgtGTGGTCCCCGACGTAAATTCTGGCAAGACCCTGCCCTCTGCTGTTACCTGAGTCCTGGGGATGAACAGGTCAACTGCTTCAACATCAATTATCTGAGGAATGTGGCTCTAGTGGCTGGAGACACTGAGAACACCAAGGGCCAGGGGGAGCAGGGCTCAATTGGAGGAACAAATATCAGCTCCACCTCTGAGCCCAAGGAAGAATGA
- the ECM1 gene encoding extracellular matrix protein 1 isoform X2, which translates to MGTTVRAALVLAYLAIASAASEGGFKATGQRQLRPEHFQEVGYAAPPSPPLSRSLLMDHPDSSQHGPPFEGQSQVQPPPSQEATPIQQEELLPAQLPAEKEVGPPLSQEAVPLQKELPSLQQPSEQKEGTPAPFGDQSHSEPESWNAAQHCQQGRSQGGWGHRLDGFPPGRPSPENLNQICLPDRQHVVYGPWNLPQSGYSHLTRQGETLNFLEIGYSRCCHCRSHTNRLECAKLVWEEAMSRFCEAEFSVKTRPHWCCTQQGEARFSCFQEEAPQPHYQLRACPSHQPDISSGLELPFPPGAPTLDNIKNICHLRRFRSVPRNLPATDPLQRELLALIRLEREFQRCCRQGNNHTCTWKAWEDTLDKYCDREYAVKTHHHSCCRHPPSPIRDECFARRAPYPNYDRDILAIDISRVTPNLMGHLCGNQRVLTKHKHIPGLIHNMTARCCDLPFPEQACCAEEEKLTFINDLCGPRRKFWQDPALCCYLSPGDEQVNCFNINYLRNVALVAGDTENTKGQGEQGSIGGTNISSTSEPKEE; encoded by the exons ATGGGGACTACAGTCAGAGCAGCCTTGGTCTTGGCCTATTTGGCCATTGCTTCTGCTGCCTCTGAGGGAG GCTTCAAGGCTACAGGGCAGAGGCAGCTGAGGCCAGAGCACTTTCAAGAAG TTGGCTACGcagctcccccctccccacccctatCCCGAAGCCTCCTCATGGATCACCCTGACAGCTCTCAGCATGGCCCTCCCTTTGAGGGACAGAGTCAAG TGCAGCCTCCTCCCTCTCAGGAGGCCACCCCTATCCAACAGGAAGAGCTGCTGCCTGCCCAACTGCCTGCTGAAAAGGAAG TGGGTCCCCCTCTATCTCAGGAAGCTGTCCCCCTCCAAAAAGAGCTGCCCTCTCTCCAGCAGCCCAGTGAACAGAAAGAAG GAACGCCAGCTCCGTTTGGGGACCAGAGCCATTCAGAACCTGAGTCCTGGAATGCAGCCCAGCACTGCCAACAGGGCCGGTCCCAAGGGGGCTGGGGCCACCGGCTGGATGGCTTCCCACCTGGGCGGCCTTCTCCAGAAAATCTGAACCAAATCTGCCTTCCTGACCGTCAGCATGTGGTATATGGTCCCTGGAACCTACCACAGTCCGGCTACTCCCACCTCACTCGCCAGGGTGAGACCCTCAATTTCCTGGAGATTGGATATTCCCGCTGCTGCCACTGCCGCAGCCACACAAACCGCCTAGAGTGTGCCAAACTTGTG TGGGAGGAAGCAATGAGCCGATTCTGTGAGGCCGAGTTCTCGGTCAAGACCCGACCCCACTGGTGCTGCACGCAGCAGGGGGAGGCTCGGTTCTCCTGCTTCCAGGAGGAAGCTCCCCAGCCACACTACCAGCTCCGGGCCTGCCCCAGCCATCAGCCTGATATTTCCTCGGGTCTTGAGCTGCCTTTCCCCCCTGGGGCGCCCACATTGGACAATATCAAGAACATCTGCCACCTGAGGCGCTTCCGCTCTGTGCCACGCAACCTGCCAGCTACTGACCCCCTCCAAAGGGAGCTGCTGGCACTGATCCGGCTGGAGAGGGAGTTCCAGCGCTGCTGCCGCCAGGGGAACAATCACACCTGTACATGGAAAGCC TGGGAGGATACCCTTGACAAATACTGTGACCGGGAGTATGCCGTGAAGACCCACCACCACTCATGTTGCCGCCACCCTCCCAGCCCTATTCGGGATGAGTGCTTTGCCCGTCGGGCTCCGTACCCCAACTATGACCGGGACATCTTGGCCATCGACATCAGCCGAGTCACCCCCAACCTCATGGGCCACCTCTGTGGAAACCAAAGAGTTCTCACCAAGCA TAAACATATTCCTGGGCTGATTCACAACATGACCGCCCGCTGCTGTGACCTGCCATTTCCAGAACAGGCCTGCTGTGCAGAGGAGGAG AAATtaaccttcatcaatgatctgtGTGGTCCCCGACGTAAATTCTGGCAAGACCCTGCCCTCTGCTGTTACCTGAGTCCTGGGGATGAACAGGTCAACTGCTTCAACATCAATTATCTGAGGAATGTGGCTCTAGTGGCTGGAGACACTGAGAACACCAAGGGCCAGGGGGAGCAGGGCTCAATTGGAGGAACAAATATCAGCTCCACCTCTGAGCCCAAGGAAGAATGA